A window of Salmo trutta chromosome 17, fSalTru1.1, whole genome shotgun sequence genomic DNA:
ttggaagtttacatacacctaagccaaatacatttaaactcaggttttcacaattcctgacatttagtcctagtaaaaattccctgtcttaggtcagttaggatcaccactttattttaagaatgtgaaatgtcagaataatagtagagagagttatttatttcagcttttatttctttcatcacattcccagtgggtcagaagtttacatacactcaattagtatttggtagcattgcctttaaattgtttaacttcggtcaaacgtttcgggttgccttccacaagcttcccacaataaattgggtgaattttgtcccattcctcctgacagagctggtgtaactgagtcaggtttgtaggcctccttgctcgcacatgctttttcagttctgcccacaaattttctataggattgaggtcagggctttgtgatgtccacaccaataccttgactttgttatccttaagccattttgccccaactttggaagtatgcttggggtcactgtccattttgaaagacccatttgcgaccaagctttaacttcctgactgatgtcttgagatgttgcttcaatatactgACATAATGTTCCTTtctcaccagtccctcctgcagcaaagcacccccacaacatgatgctgccaccctcgtgtttcattgttgggatggtgttcttcggcttgcaagcctccccctttttcctccaaacataacgatggtcattatggccaaacagttccaaaaaagtacaatctttgtccccatgtgcagttgcaaaccgtagtctgcctttttttatggcggttttggagtagtggcttcttccttgctgagcggcctttcagtttatgtcgatataggactcgttttactgtggatatagatacttttgtgcctgtttcctccagcatcttcacaaggtcctttgctgttgttctgggattgatttgcacttttcgccccAAAGTACtttcgtctctaggagacagaacgcatctccttcctgagcggtatgatggctgcgtgatcccatggtgtttatacttgcgtactattgtttgtacagatgaatgtggtaccttcaggcgtttggaaattgctcccaaggatgaaccagaatttctgaggtcttggctgatttcatttgactttcccatgatgttaagcttgaaggtaggacttgaaatacatccacaggtacacctccaattgattcaaattatgtcaattagcctatcagaagcttctaaagccatgaccaaattttctggaattttccaagctgtttaaaggcacagtcaacttagtgtatgtaaacttctgacccactggaattgtgatacagtgaattataagtgaaataatctgtctgtaaacaattgttggaaaaatgacttgtgtcatgtacaaagtagatgtcctaaccaacttgccaaaactatagtttgttaacaagacatttgtggagtggttgaaaaacgagttttaatgactccaacctaagtgtatgtaaacttccgacttcaactgtatgtggttgtTTTACCTACATTAGTTGAATGCAGAGAGCATcagctgaatgactaaaatgcaaatgTAATGTCCAGTAATAATAAaggtgtgttgtgtctgtgtcagATCCTGGACTTTGGGTTGGCGCGGCAGGCGGACAGTGAGATGACAGGCTACGTGGTGACCCGCTGGTACAGAGCCCCGGAGGTCATCCTCAGCTGGATGCACTACACCCAGACTGGTGAGCAGCACACCACGCAAACACTCCTCTTAACTGGTCCAGGATCAGATGTGTTGTCAAGTCGCTGATGGTTAAGGCTAATACTGGAATACAGACAACAGATCCTGGATCAGCTTTTTAACAAGGATGTAAATTCATCTGAGTGGTCTACATAGAGTCAACTGAATGCATTAAAGCCCATGGAGAATGGTAGAATATCCACAAGGTAGTGCTCAAGCCTGTATTTTCTGCCTAGTGATGAATGCCCTTCAACATGGTTCTACCAGATTTAAACACCAACCATGTTAATGGAGGTTCTTTCTATCCGTTAACAGtattctctccctttcctctcttctcagtGGACATCTGGTCTGTGGGCTGCATCATGGCAGAGATGCTGTCAGGGAAACCACTGTTCAAAGGCAATGACCGTATCCTGATCTGACCTTCCCATGAGCCCTCCTATCCACTGTTGCACAATACACATATGAAACTCTATTACTGTGGTTAATGTTGTTTATGTTGGAATCATACTTGCTTCCATTCTTACTTTTCGGTTTGACTGACTAGAACTAGATTATAACCTTATCATGGCCAGGTGGTTTTGTTTCACTTTCACACTAGACGCAATGTGTTTCTCGATGAGGATGTGTTCAGTATGTAGTTTGACCTTTGAACCTTGACCTGTGGAGCACAGACCTGGATCAGCTGACTGAGATCATGAAGATCACAGGGACACCCACTCAGGAGTTCATCACCAAACTGCAGTCTCAGGATGTGAGTCATGTACTTACATGCCAAACACGTACTATAGGTCTACATGCACACAGGCCTTGATTAAATAGGTTGACGTTCTCTTTCTCAGGCTAAAAACTATGTCAAAAGCCTTCCCAAAGTGCAAAAGAAAGACCTTCAGGCCCTCTTTTCCACAGTCAACCCACAGGGTAAGACCGTCACCATGTCATGTATAGTGAATCTGCAGTATCCCATCGTCATGACTACTGTTCCTATGTCtgctgtctgtatctctctgtttAGATGTGTGCATTCCCTCTGAGGTGTATTGAGACTCTGATGATGCACTTTAAATGAAATTTGACTTGATTTTATTCTATATCTCCCTTCCCTTCATCTCCAGCGGTGACAGTTATAGAGCGCATGCTGCTGCTGGACCCAGAGCGCAGGGTGACGGCAGCGGCGGCCCTCGCCCTGCcatacttctcagagttcagggAGCCAGAAGAGGAGACCGAGGCCCAGCCATACGACCACTCTGTAGATAACTCTGATCtgcctctggagcagtggaaacgtaaGGAGGGGAAGGCTGCGACAGAACCCAGGGTGTATTCACTGGCTCCAAATGGAAGATTATGTACTGAAACAGGGAGGATTACCTGGACTTGTCCATTAGAAGCGctcgttttctgttgcaaaacgttttgctactgtgtgccctaatgaatatgatCCCAGGACAGAGGTGAAGAGGTGGTTAACGTTAAACCACTATTTAAGGCATTTTTAAAGGATATCCAGAAGTTCTGGGGTGGTATGACAGAGTCAGGCCTCTCTGGAGCAGGGACTTACTTTTCATGTGTTGCTGATGTATTTTACAATGAGCTACTACAATACGCATGTTTTCAGAATATCATTCTCTTCCATGAATTTCAATGATAACCTTCTCTATGTAAACACTGATATGTTATGTATctgtcttctctttctccttctgttTGTTGACAGGTCACACGTTCACAGAGATCCTGTCTTTCCAGCCCATAGTGGTAGAGTCCAGGGAAACCGCACTGTAAGATGAAGCGTCACACATGggaaaacaaccccccccccaccaccatttTTACAAGTGTGTCATCCTCTGTTCAATCAACATTCTCAgtccatcgtgtgtgtgtgtgtgtgtgggggggtcctCCCCTTGTGTGTAGTTTTTCAGCCATTTTCACACCAATGTGTTGTTGCCTCCTGTATAAAGCCCATATTCAACTGAAATTCTAGGATGTttccttgtgtgtgtgtagctgtgtagtCTAAACATTTGTCTGTAACCACTACTGATCTTTCCTAAACCTTGTAATTCCCTCTTATTGCCTTAATGAAAGAACAATAGCATACAGCAAAACAACATCTGAAAACCATTTACTAAAGTGTAAGCACAGAAGCAGTTTTCTGCCAAAGAATGCACACACATAAAAATCATTGGTAGCCTGTAAAATGTTGCGCAAAAAAATCTAT
This region includes:
- the mapk12a gene encoding mitogen-activated protein kinase 12; protein product: MSSRTRPGYCRQDVNKTTWEVPERYRDLKQVGTGAYGTVCSAVDFRTGTKVAIKKLHRPFQSELFAKRAYRELRLLKHMKHENVIGLVDVFTADLSLDRFHDFYLVMPFMGTDLGKLMKLQQLSEDKVQFLVYQMLKGLKYIHSAGIIHRDLKPGNLAVNQECELKILDFGLARQADSEMTGYVVTRWYRAPEVILSWMHYTQTVDIWSVGCIMAEMLSGKPLFKGNDHLDQLTEIMKITGTPTQEFITKLQSQDAKNYVKSLPKVQKKDLQALFSTVNPQAVTVIERMLLLDPERRVTAAAALALPYFSEFREPEEETEAQPYDHSVDNSDLPLEQWKRHTFTEILSFQPIVVESRETAL